In one window of Chryseobacterium viscerum DNA:
- a CDS encoding S8/S53 family peptidase: MDIKKLFFTKVSISHGGSKLLRNAAAAFLGLYSYAFYGQVQKLDSRFDVLLKNKENIANGRAVKDLERPDMKLDQHLVVTSKGAQTMYSCIIYTKEPEKLKADGFIIQSQLPTFSTALVTIEDIERLVQLPYITSVMGPEFDELHNDVSRAQSGASLLQDGVFNNTSYNGTGVLVGIYDSGIDWKHPDFRKADDQTKSRIVSIWDQTLTAQSGETTPTGFSTGVEYTRAQIEDELDGTPTGFVRENDTNGHGTHVSGTAAGNGAAFTDKRHKGFSSDADIVFVKGGNGSFPTTNTINALTYFKNVATALNKPIVVNMSIGGQGTAHDGTSSHEVAVNNFTTSGTGRVVVISAGNDYGANLHRKVDIAAGAAQTYSFTVASNTSAASVFSFIMYANDNTAVTAKLTTPDGQQYTQNISTTTAHTILGGGLTATMYNYWGNDNNKRYVQLVVTRTSGATDVQGNYTLEITNNGAQQITTHGWLYSQGVQTTLQNGDNEYIVGSPGNASNAITVASYMGRASWYSGTSGYFTLTPQESISSFSSQGPRVDGVQKPDIAGSGQNVISSRSSNSAPAATDIIAGTNYYVKNQGTSMSSPGVAGAVGLLLQANPSLTAAQVKTRLTANARMDGATGTVPNMRWGYGKLDIYKAVTDELGCVKSNFETIGYDEPYIIANTESNYYFDNIALAVRYTPTLTGKLGGFSFLTGTSLPSDIPVDIQIRKVNASGNPGDIIATKTITSWLNSSQRFTWNYVNLSDLNVQMVTGKEFYIVVNGLGGRIAMKAENAVVNNRSKTSTDGTTWTSRTFDLKMRAVVYENIAEVKNLATSNQTKASTVANGYNYFTNACQLISRVEKETASTVAGNTTSKVWVDNAQPNYVARRYEINPDTNAATATGKVTLYFKQGDFDAYNLTSGVKLPTSPADVANKANLIIEKYTGTSTTGTVASFGGTASVITPDIADIIWNDTYQYWEVSFQTTGFGGYFVKTGTTLGTVDVKLNPEVNITPNPAKDFVNVALGRHSKAAVTIYDVSGKLIKTVNVDTHSGKIDVSELVRGTYLFTIILDDNTKITKKVIKQ, from the coding sequence ATGGATATTAAAAAATTATTTTTTACAAAAGTAAGCATTTCACACGGAGGATCGAAGCTTCTGAGAAATGCAGCAGCAGCCTTTTTAGGATTGTATTCTTATGCCTTTTACGGGCAGGTACAGAAACTGGACTCCCGCTTTGATGTTTTATTGAAAAATAAAGAGAATATAGCCAATGGAAGAGCGGTGAAAGATCTGGAACGCCCGGATATGAAACTTGATCAGCATCTGGTGGTGACTTCAAAAGGAGCACAAACCATGTATTCATGTATTATTTATACCAAAGAACCAGAAAAACTGAAAGCAGATGGTTTTATTATTCAGAGCCAGCTGCCAACTTTTTCCACCGCTTTGGTTACCATTGAAGATATTGAAAGACTTGTGCAGCTTCCCTATATAACGTCTGTAATGGGACCAGAATTTGATGAGCTTCATAATGATGTGAGCAGAGCCCAGTCCGGAGCAAGTCTTTTGCAGGATGGAGTTTTTAATAATACTTCTTATAATGGTACCGGTGTTTTGGTTGGAATTTATGACAGTGGGATAGACTGGAAGCATCCGGATTTCAGAAAAGCTGATGACCAGACCAAAAGCAGAATTGTTTCCATCTGGGATCAGACATTAACGGCACAATCTGGTGAGACAACTCCTACAGGGTTTTCAACAGGTGTGGAATATACAAGAGCACAGATTGAAGATGAACTGGATGGGACACCTACAGGCTTCGTTCGCGAAAATGATACTAACGGGCACGGAACCCATGTTTCGGGTACTGCTGCCGGAAATGGTGCCGCTTTTACAGATAAGAGGCACAAAGGATTTTCATCCGATGCAGATATCGTATTTGTAAAAGGAGGGAATGGCTCTTTTCCTACAACAAATACCATTAATGCCTTAACCTATTTCAAAAATGTAGCTACGGCACTTAATAAACCTATCGTTGTCAATATGAGTATTGGTGGTCAGGGAACTGCTCATGACGGAACTTCCAGTCATGAAGTGGCGGTTAATAATTTTACGACTTCAGGAACTGGTAGAGTTGTGGTTATTTCTGCCGGAAATGATTACGGAGCTAATCTTCACAGAAAAGTGGATATTGCGGCTGGTGCTGCACAGACGTACAGTTTTACAGTAGCAAGCAATACCTCTGCTGCTTCAGTATTTTCATTCATTATGTATGCCAATGATAATACTGCTGTTACAGCAAAACTGACTACTCCCGATGGACAGCAATATACTCAGAATATAAGCACAACCACGGCTCACACTATATTGGGAGGTGGTCTTACAGCAACGATGTATAATTATTGGGGAAATGATAACAATAAAAGATATGTACAGTTAGTTGTAACCAGAACTTCAGGAGCTACTGATGTTCAGGGAAATTATACATTAGAAATTACCAATAACGGAGCACAGCAGATAACCACCCACGGCTGGCTGTATAGCCAGGGAGTACAAACTACGTTGCAAAACGGAGATAATGAATATATTGTAGGATCTCCGGGGAATGCTTCCAATGCTATTACAGTAGCTTCATACATGGGAAGAGCCAGTTGGTATAGTGGAACAAGTGGTTATTTTACACTTACTCCACAGGAATCCATCTCTTCATTTAGTTCACAGGGACCTAGAGTAGATGGTGTCCAAAAACCTGATATTGCAGGTTCAGGTCAGAATGTTATTTCATCAAGATCCAGTAATTCTGCTCCGGCTGCAACAGATATTATTGCAGGAACTAATTATTATGTGAAAAACCAGGGGACAAGTATGTCTTCACCAGGAGTAGCAGGAGCTGTTGGATTATTGCTTCAGGCTAATCCTTCGTTAACAGCAGCACAGGTGAAAACACGTCTTACTGCTAATGCCAGAATGGATGGAGCAACAGGAACCGTTCCAAACATGAGGTGGGGATATGGTAAACTGGACATTTATAAAGCTGTTACTGATGAATTAGGATGTGTAAAATCTAATTTTGAGACTATAGGGTATGATGAACCTTATATTATTGCTAATACAGAATCTAATTATTACTTTGATAATATTGCTCTGGCAGTAAGATATACACCAACGTTAACAGGGAAATTGGGAGGTTTTTCATTTTTAACAGGGACTTCACTCCCTTCAGATATTCCGGTTGATATTCAAATCAGAAAAGTGAATGCCAGTGGAAATCCAGGAGATATTATTGCAACCAAAACCATTACTTCATGGCTTAATAGTTCTCAAAGATTTACCTGGAACTATGTGAATCTTTCCGATTTAAATGTACAAATGGTAACCGGAAAAGAATTTTATATTGTCGTAAATGGATTAGGGGGGAGAATTGCGATGAAAGCTGAGAACGCAGTAGTAAATAACAGATCTAAGACTTCTACTGACGGCACTACATGGACTTCAAGAACTTTTGATCTTAAAATGAGAGCTGTAGTCTATGAAAATATTGCTGAAGTAAAGAATTTAGCAACGTCTAATCAAACGAAAGCAAGTACAGTGGCCAATGGTTATAACTATTTTACAAACGCCTGCCAGCTGATTTCAAGAGTGGAAAAAGAAACCGCAAGTACTGTAGCAGGAAATACAACATCAAAAGTATGGGTGGATAATGCACAGCCAAACTATGTGGCAAGAAGATATGAAATAAATCCTGACACGAATGCAGCCACAGCAACCGGAAAAGTAACTTTATACTTTAAACAGGGTGATTTCGATGCTTATAACTTGACAAGTGGAGTGAAATTACCTACTTCACCTGCAGATGTTGCCAATAAAGCTAACCTTATTATTGAAAAATATACAGGAACCAGTACTACTGGTACAGTCGCATCTTTTGGAGGGACAGCTTCGGTTATTACTCCCGATATTGCTGATATTATCTGGAATGATACCTATCAATACTGGGAAGTGAGCTTTCAGACGACAGGTTTTGGCGGATATTTTGTTAAAACAGGGACAACATTAGGAACAGTCGATGTTAAGTTGAACCCGGAAGTGAATATCACTCCAAATCCTGCGAAAGATTTTGTGAATGTAGCATTAGGCAGACATTCTAAAGCAGCAGTAACGATCTATGATGTTTCAGGAAAACTGATTAAAACCGTAAATGTGGATACCCATTCCGGTAAAATTGATGTTTCAGAACTGGTAAGAGGAACTTATCTGTTCACCATTATATTGGATGATAACACAAAAATTACGAAAAAAGTAATTAAACAATAA
- a CDS encoding DUF6702 family protein — MSGKLFFGFFLFVTLVFQSFTDGEAFHPYHVGSVEINYNSKSRTFEVTGRFFLDDMENGLGKKYGGAFHFNDEKYRAKLNDALQKYCSEYFKLKADNKFLKVNYIGYEEDQESVDIFLESEPVAAPKKVETAVSFLYNLFDDQINIVHIIVNGQRNSEKLTYPNRYLYKQF; from the coding sequence ATGTCAGGTAAGCTTTTTTTTGGATTTTTTTTATTTGTAACCCTGGTATTTCAGAGTTTTACGGATGGTGAAGCCTTTCATCCCTATCATGTAGGCTCTGTAGAAATTAATTATAATTCAAAATCCAGAACATTCGAAGTGACAGGGAGATTTTTCCTTGATGATATGGAAAATGGATTGGGAAAAAAATATGGAGGAGCTTTTCATTTTAATGATGAAAAATACAGAGCAAAACTGAATGACGCATTACAGAAATATTGCTCGGAATATTTCAAATTAAAAGCAGACAACAAATTTTTGAAAGTAAACTATATTGGCTATGAAGAAGACCAGGAATCTGTAGATATATTTCTCGAGTCTGAACCTGTAGCCGCACCTAAAAAAGTGGAAACTGCTGTAAGTTTTCTGTACAATCTTTTTGATGATCAGATCAATATTGTTCATATCATTGTCAATGGGCAAAGAAACAGTGAAAAGCTTACCTATCCTAACCGCTATCTTTATAAGCAGTTTTAA
- the radA gene encoding DNA repair protein RadA, with protein sequence MAKLKTAYFCQNCGTQYPQWLGQCKNCGEWNTLVEEVVEKPSHKTPPFSKTKQHVINIVEVVTSEEPRIKTPSDELNRVLGGGIVLGSVTLIGGEPGIGKSTLLLQLALKMKKKIFYVSGEESASQIKMRADRLTDIQNPNCFLFTETSLEKILHEAKKLEPDFMIIDSIQTLQSQLIESSPGTVSQIRECSNEIIKYAKENNTPVFLVGHITKDGQIAGPKVLEHMVDVVLNFDGDRNHLFRLLRANKNRFGSTSEIGIYEMVSQGLKEIKNPSEILITKKFEELSGNSVAVTLEGNRPMLLEIQALVSTAVYGTPQRSSTGFDSKRLNMLLAVLEKRAGFQLGAKDVFLNITGGIKTDDPALDLAVVASVLSSNEDIAISEHYCFAGEIGLSGEIRPVAQVEQRITEAEKLGYEKIFVSNLNKIPKRKFGIKIEEVSKIEDFHERLF encoded by the coding sequence ATGGCAAAACTGAAAACAGCATATTTCTGTCAAAACTGCGGAACTCAATACCCACAATGGCTCGGACAATGTAAAAACTGTGGAGAATGGAACACTCTGGTGGAAGAAGTGGTTGAAAAACCTTCTCATAAAACTCCTCCTTTCTCAAAAACCAAACAACATGTAATCAATATTGTTGAAGTGGTAACGAGTGAAGAGCCGAGAATAAAAACTCCTTCTGATGAATTGAACCGCGTTTTAGGAGGCGGAATTGTTTTAGGTTCCGTTACTTTGATTGGTGGTGAACCGGGAATCGGAAAGTCTACTCTTCTGCTTCAGCTTGCTTTGAAAATGAAGAAAAAAATCTTCTATGTTTCGGGGGAAGAAAGTGCCTCTCAGATCAAGATGAGAGCAGACAGGCTTACGGATATTCAAAATCCAAACTGCTTTCTTTTCACTGAAACATCATTGGAAAAAATCCTTCATGAGGCAAAAAAACTGGAACCTGATTTTATGATCATTGATTCCATTCAAACCCTGCAGTCTCAACTGATAGAGAGTTCACCGGGAACCGTTTCCCAAATCCGCGAATGCTCCAATGAGATCATCAAATATGCCAAAGAAAATAATACTCCTGTATTTCTTGTAGGGCACATCACCAAAGATGGTCAGATTGCCGGACCAAAGGTACTGGAACATATGGTGGATGTGGTTTTGAATTTTGATGGAGACCGAAATCACCTTTTCAGATTGCTGAGAGCTAATAAAAACCGTTTCGGATCTACTTCCGAGATTGGTATCTATGAAATGGTTTCTCAGGGATTGAAAGAGATTAAAAATCCTTCTGAAATTCTGATCACCAAGAAATTTGAAGAACTTTCCGGAAACTCCGTTGCGGTAACCCTGGAAGGAAACCGTCCTATGCTTCTGGAGATTCAGGCACTGGTAAGTACTGCCGTTTATGGTACTCCTCAAAGAAGTTCCACCGGTTTTGATTCCAAAAGATTGAATATGCTTTTGGCTGTACTGGAAAAAAGAGCAGGTTTCCAGCTTGGAGCTAAAGACGTTTTCCTGAATATTACTGGAGGAATAAAAACAGACGACCCGGCACTGGATCTGGCAGTAGTAGCTTCTGTTCTTTCATCCAATGAAGATATTGCAATTTCAGAACATTACTGCTTTGCAGGAGAAATCGGGCTAAGCGGAGAAATACGTCCTGTAGCTCAGGTGGAACAAAGAATTACTGAAGCTGAAAAACTGGGTTATGAAAAAATATTTGTTTCCAATCTTAATAAAATTCCGAAGAGAAAGTTTGGCATAAAGATCGAAGAAGTGAGTAAGATTGAGGATTTTCATGAGAGGCTTTTTTAA
- a CDS encoding YceI family protein has product MKKVFLSFVFALLSIVAFAQGTWQVDHMHSSVNFNIKHMGISFVQGRFDKFDGRMASSGANLDNADLNFSISVSSINTGVDMRDRHLISEEFFDVAKYPTIEFKSSSVTKDKNNNYIVKGKLTMKGVEKEISAPVTFGGITKNKEGKEIMGIQTKFTVNRLDYGIKYDPTGAGIAKDVEVTAYFELVKQ; this is encoded by the coding sequence ATGAAAAAAGTATTTTTATCTTTCGTATTTGCGCTTTTAAGTATTGTGGCATTTGCACAAGGTACCTGGCAAGTAGACCACATGCATTCTTCTGTCAACTTCAATATTAAGCATATGGGAATTAGCTTTGTACAGGGAAGGTTTGATAAATTTGACGGTAGAATGGCTAGCAGCGGTGCTAATCTGGATAATGCCGATTTAAATTTTTCTATAAGTGTTTCTAGCATTAACACCGGAGTGGACATGAGAGACAGACATCTTATAAGCGAAGAGTTTTTCGATGTTGCCAAATATCCTACTATTGAATTTAAAAGTTCTTCCGTTACAAAAGATAAAAACAACAATTATATTGTAAAAGGGAAACTGACGATGAAAGGAGTGGAAAAAGAAATCAGTGCTCCGGTTACATTCGGTGGAATTACAAAGAATAAAGAAGGAAAAGAAATAATGGGAATTCAGACAAAATTTACAGTAAACCGTCTGGATTATGGAATCAAGTATGATCCTACAGGAGCTGGAATTGCGAAAGATGTTGAAGTAACAGCTTACTTTGAATTGGTTAAACAGTAA
- a CDS encoding ACP phosphodiesterase, protein MNYLAHSFLSFTDGQIVGQFLEDFIRNRDRFSFPKDIQDGITLHRAIDTYTDSHPAIHEAKKIFAPLVRLYAGAFVDVSMDHFVARDLSLNSLAEWKAHSLKVYSVLNAHEQWLPENFKKMLVKMEHDDWLYNYREDWGIKFSIQNVLNKAKYLDKDIPVFEAFLKNKDHLQQCYDDFFPDLLAHAKGINTLLQLEN, encoded by the coding sequence ATGAATTATCTGGCGCATTCTTTTCTTTCTTTTACCGACGGACAGATCGTGGGTCAATTTCTCGAAGATTTTATCCGTAACAGAGATCGTTTTTCTTTCCCGAAAGATATTCAGGATGGAATCACCCTGCATAGAGCTATTGATACTTATACTGACTCCCATCCCGCCATTCATGAAGCTAAAAAAATATTTGCTCCTTTGGTAAGACTGTATGCTGGTGCATTTGTAGATGTTTCTATGGATCACTTTGTGGCCAGAGACCTTTCTCTGAATTCTTTGGCGGAATGGAAGGCCCACTCTCTTAAAGTGTACAGCGTTTTGAATGCCCATGAACAATGGCTGCCGGAAAATTTCAAAAAAATGCTTGTCAAAATGGAGCACGACGACTGGCTTTATAATTACCGTGAAGACTGGGGAATTAAATTCAGTATTCAGAATGTGCTCAATAAAGCAAAATATCTGGATAAAGACATTCCTGTTTTTGAAGCTTTTTTAAAAAATAAAGATCATCTTCAGCAATGTTATGATGATTTTTTTCCTGACCTGCTCGCTCATGCGAAAGGAATCAATACATTGCTGCAACTAGAAAATTAA
- a CDS encoding HupE/UreJ family protein, giving the protein MQDFLFYLNLGWEHIISLDALDHQLFVLALIAVYSYSDWKKILILVTAFTIGHSITLALSILDVFRVPSDWVEFLIPLTIVLTSLDNIIMKNQKQTLMRANYYLALIFGLVHGMGFANTARVMIAKSQSIALPLLGFNIGLELGQIVIVAAILIILFISLNLFKVNKKDWILFVSSGVFALSLKMTLERIPF; this is encoded by the coding sequence ATGCAGGATTTTCTTTTTTATTTAAACCTTGGATGGGAACATATTATTTCTTTGGATGCATTGGATCATCAATTATTTGTTTTGGCTTTAATAGCTGTTTATTCTTACAGTGACTGGAAGAAAATACTGATCCTTGTAACTGCATTTACGATCGGACATTCCATTACATTAGCTTTAAGTATCCTTGACGTCTTCAGGGTTCCGTCTGACTGGGTTGAGTTTTTAATTCCCCTGACGATTGTCCTGACATCATTGGATAATATCATTATGAAAAATCAAAAGCAGACCCTGATGCGGGCCAATTACTATCTTGCTCTGATCTTTGGTCTGGTACATGGAATGGGGTTCGCCAACACAGCAAGAGTAATGATTGCGAAAAGCCAAAGTATTGCTTTACCCCTGCTGGGATTCAATATTGGTTTGGAGCTTGGTCAGATTGTAATTGTTGCTGCAATCTTAATCATCCTGTTTATTTCACTCAATCTTTTTAAAGTGAATAAAAAAGACTGGATACTCTTTGTTTCTTCCGGGGTGTTTGCTTTATCCTTAAAAATGACTTTGGAAAGAATTCCTTTTTAA